The Dendropsophus ebraccatus isolate aDenEbr1 chromosome 3, aDenEbr1.pat, whole genome shotgun sequence genome includes a region encoding these proteins:
- the UPB1 gene encoding beta-ureidopropionase, translating into MSGELVSVEQVLEKYIPAGERREVWRLLYGRELRPLNLPTCAVDSASQQGFELKGYAFDAAQEQLRRPRVVRVGLIQHKIQLPTTSPVAEQVNAMHRRIAEIVEVAAKCDVNIVCFQEAWTMPFAFCTRERLPWTEFAESAENGVTTKFCQELAKKHNMVIVSPILERDEVHGETLWNTAVVISNTGAILGKSRKNHIPRIGDFNESTYYMEGNTGHRVFQTAYGRIAINICYGRHHPLNWLMYSVNGAEIIFNPSATVGELSESLWPIEARNAAIANHCFTCAINRVGTEHFENEFTSGDGKKAHHDFGHFYGSSYVAAPDGSRTPGLSRVCDGLLVAELDLNLCRQTNDKWNFKMTGRYEMYADELAQAVKPDFQPNIVRE; encoded by the exons ATGTCCGGGGAGCTGGTGTCTGTGGAGCAGGTGCTGGAGAAGTATATCCCGGCGGGGGAGCGGCGGGAAGTATGGCGGCTGCTGTACGGGAGGGAGCTGAG ACCTCTCAATCTCCCCACATGCGCTGTGGATTCCGCCTCACAGCAAGGATTTGAGTTAAAGGGCTATGCGTTTGATGCAGCTCAGGAACAGCTCCGCCGGCCTCGGGTGGTCCGAGTGGGATTAATTCAGCATAAAATCCAGTTACCGACTACAAGTCCGGTGGCAGAACAG GTAAACGCCATGCATAGGCGCATTGCGGAGATTGTGGAAGTAGCAGCAAAGTGTGATGTGAATATTGTATGTTTTCAGGAAGCATGGA CTATGCCTTTTGCCTTCTGTACAAGAGAGCGACTGCCGTGGACGGAGTTTGCAGAGTCGGCTGAAAATGGAGTGACTACCAAGTTCTGCCAGGAG CTTGCAAAGAAGCATAACATGGTCATAGTTTCTCCAATCTTGGAGAGGGACGAGGTGCATGGCGAAACACTATGGAACACTGCTGTGGTCATATCCAATACAGGAGCTATCCTTGGCAAGAGTCGCAAAAACCACATCCCAAGGATCGGAGATTTCAATGAG TCCACTTATTACATGGAGGGGAACACGGGGCACCGAGTATTTCAGACTGCATACGGGAGGATTGCTATAAACATCTGCTATGGACGACACCACCCACTTAACTGGTTAATGTACAGCGTAAATGGCGCAGAAATTATTTTCAACCCTTCAGCCACTGTCGGAGAGCTGAG TGAATCCCTGTGGCCCATAGAGGCGAGAAATGCTGCCATTGCCAATCATTGTTTTACCTGTGCCATCAACCGTGTGGGAACT GAACACTTTGAAAATGAATTCACTTCCGGAGATGGCAAGAAAG CCCATCATGATTTTGGTCATTTCTACGGATCTAGTTACGTAGCAGCTCCCGATGGTAGTCGCACCCCTGGGCTAAGTAGGGTGTGTGATGGGCTTCTGGTTGCCGAGCTGGACCTTAACCTATGTCGACAGACTAATGATAAGTGGAACTTCAAG ATGACCGGACGCTATGAGATGTACGCTGATGAATTGGCTCAAGCTGTAAAACCAGATTTCCAGCCTAACATTGTGCGGGAATAA